Part of the Lolium rigidum isolate FL_2022 chromosome 6, APGP_CSIRO_Lrig_0.1, whole genome shotgun sequence genome, GCGAGGCCTTCATTGCCCCAGCCTTATCGCCTCCTCTTCATCCACGTCTTCCGGCATGAGGGAGAGTTCGCCCACCATGCCCTCCTCCTTGGCCTTCTCCGCGAGGTACGCCAGGTGCCCAAGGTAGTCCTCGGTGTCGTCCCGCTCCTCGTCTTCCTCAGCCTCCTCCGCTTCCTTCCTTCTCCCCTTTTACTGGCGCAAGCGGAGCGTTGTAGTTGTACTCATCGGCGCCTCGAACCCCATTCAAGGTGGCCGAACGAGTCCAACATCGGCGAGTCAAAGCTGCATGCCTGGTCGGCGAGGAGGTCTTGCGACAGAAGGCCCTGCGTCACGCAATCTCTAGCCGCTGCTCCCGTTGCTGCCGTGGCACCGTCAGCATGGGAACCCTCCGGTGGCTAGGTGACGTCGGTCCTTCTAGGGACGCATGGGGTGCGCTCGCGGTATAGGACGCGGGCCACGTTGACGGTGACGGAGTTGCAGATGTGcggcttcttctttttctttgtcgCCGATGACTTGGCCTTGGGGTCATGCTTTGGCTTCCACCATGGCCATCCCTTGCCCATGGTTGAGGTCGTGCTGCATGTTCTGTGGGAATTGAGAGGAACGGTGACTAGCCGTGGATGAGAGCTTAGCTAGCTGGTGGCAATAGCGTGGCAAAAGACGAGTCTCTTACAAAGGACGGGATGGAGTCGCGGAAGCCTAGCCACCGTCCGCCATGCCGAAGCGTGCTCAATGAAGGCGCCGCAGCAAGCAGCCACGCAGGTGGTCAGCGATGCGGCAACGCAGGGAGAACGGTGATCCGAGTTTAAAAAACGTGGACGCTCGGTGCTTTGGCACCGCATGCACGATGGCGCGGACACACTGGTCACTTTACGTCGGGTCTCTGGCCTAAGGACAGACCCATTTTTTGACCGTGAATACGCGAACGAATGATTCGATCTATTTACATCTGGCCGATGGAGATACCCAAATGAGCAAAGCTACTTTTTATACTACGCAACTTCGTGCGGCAAGGCGCGGACAGCGGGGAAAGATCGAGAGCTCTTGTATCGGATCAGAAAGGAGGAAATGTTTCTTCTCCAAAAGGGAGAAGAATCGAACCCAAACCGCATAGGAATATCGCATCCAATTCTCCTCCGTCGGTCTAAATAACAACGAGCAAAGTGGGCggcgttaatctctctctctctctcgaggcTGAATGTATTTTCGCTGGACAAGTTTGGATGGATACAGTTCCAACTGCGTGTGTACGTAGTGTGCGTGGATGGCAATATATATTGGTGACAGAGATCCGACGATCACGGGAGCAACACGACGACGCCGACCACGAGAGATCGAGCAATGCTACACGTACGGACTACTTTTACAAAATTCACTTACGGACTCACAGCAGCAGGCTAGAAATGAGAGCATGATCCGATTTTTCAGCAAGGGCAGGGAGACATCATCTCATCTTCTCATCGTTCGGACTCGGCCTACGTACAGGCCACAGTTGGCTGGACCGCAGAATATTCTCATCTACTAGTACGTACTTGAAGTTGAACACGCACGTAGGGGACCAACCAATTCCTTGGGTTGATCAGCCCATCAATTCATCATTGAGTGTGCATCAACTGGCCGGGCACGACGGACATGGGACGTTGAGACGAGTAACGTACCTGGCCTCGTTTGGCCAGGCCATGTAGTTTTCTacccaaaataaataaaattttgcGTCTCAGTATATTGATAGAATATACAGACTCTACATATTTACAACACTAGGACAAGCCAACACCGCATCATACAACTCAACTCGCTACATCTAATCAAGCTACGGCGGCAATCAAGCTATTAAAGCTAGTCATGCCCGCGGTAGCCCAACATCGAGTCTTGGATCGAACCGTGTCGAGGAGTCGTGTTGTCAAGGATGACTGGCGTTGCGATGCTTCCAAATCCACCATTTCATGAGCATGACAAACGACGAAGTTTCCTTGTCCAGACCGTGAGGGGCTGATTGAATATCCATCGTCGACAATTCatgaatccatcatatgcatcagGTGGTCCAGTCGTGGATCGGATCCAAAACAACACATCATACCTTACTGTCCTAGAGAAGGGGCATCCGGTGAGCAGGTGGTCACACATGGAACAACATGGTGGTGTTGGAACCAGTGGCGGAGCTCCATGGAGCCAAGGGGGTGCACATGCACCAAGGTAGCTTTTGTTTTTACCCTACAAATAGCTGCAAAATAAGTGTGTGCACCCCCATAACCAATCATTTGTGCACCCTGACGAGATAAATCAACACAAATTACAGACATGTGCACCCTGGTTGAGTCTACtctagctccgccactggttgGAACCCCATTCTAGTAGAATTCCTAGCAAGCAAGCTAGTAGAAGAACTTGACCCGTTGGGGAGCCCAAGAGCGTTGTTATCTTTCCATGATCTTGACaggatggcccttcaaagaggatctTTTTAGAAATAGTTAGAATAAATATTGCGTGTTCATCGTCCACCGCCAAAGGATAGTGTCCAGACTTGTCGAAAGCTCCACATCTTGCACCCTAATCCAAATCTGAATGTATTGCCAAAGGGCTTACAAACTCagtgccccccccccctcccccccatgTTGGCAATCCATCGATGCTCCATTACCTCCTATTTTACTGTGTGGCACTTCAAAGCATGGTTCGGGACTAGCCCAAAAAGTTTTGGCGCTTTCTCCTTAATGGTCTTCCCGTCTAGCCATTTGTCCACCCAAAAGAGAGTTGTCTTCCGGTCACCTACCACTGCATTTGTGGAGGTGTCAACCACTTGGATCTAATAAAATAGAGAGTTCGAAGGTTGGCCACGCCAAGGTCACAGCGGGCCAATACGCAtcctcaagatctagagagtttgaAGGTTGGCCATGCAAAGGTCACAGCGGGCCAATACGCATCCTCAAAATCTAGAGAGTTCGAAGGTTGATCGCCGTGAAAGCGAGTTCTCGGATTCCCAAACCTCCATACCTCAACCGGACGAACACCTTTACCTTGTTGATGTGACAATGGCCACCATTCGCATTCGCTCTGCCAGCCGAAATGAAACCCCGGTTTATTTTCTCCACTTGCTTGAGGGTGTCTTGGTTTAGTGCGAGGAGGATGATCCGATGAAGCTGGATCGCCATAAGCACCGACTTGACTTGGTCAAGGGGTCCGGCCTTTTTCATGATGGAGGGATCCAAAAGAGATAGGTGGTCCCCTATTCTGTATGAGTTTTTATTTACTTCCTGTTTTAGGTAGAGTTGAAGTCAATATTAACGAAGTTTGACCAAAACATAATAAAAAAATATGTACACTCATACTACCAAATACATATATTATGAAAGTATATCTTTTATGTTGATTCTAAtaaaatagattttatttttctagATAATTTTCTGtaaatatttagtcaaagtttatttctttttattttgaccaAACCAAGAAGCCGAAGTAATTGTAAACGGTGGATTATTGTTCTTCTGATTTCTCTTTGAGTTCTAGTACTCTTTCTTGCGTGATCAATACAGTATACTAGTTACTCGTGGGAATAAAGAGATTACTACTTTGCACCAAGCTCAAACCTTGGCATAATGGCTTCAATTAGCAGCGGCAGCAGGTACACTTGACAAAGCGCTCCCTTTCCGTTTCGCCTCCAATTATAACACCACCCAACCCCTGACCtttcctctcctctcttcttccactCCCGTCTACGCCACCTTCCACTCCTCTCACATTCCCACACACGCCACCGCACTAGCTAAGCTACACTCCCTCTCGCTCCCAAGCACGCTTGCGGGCGCGCCATGGCCTCCTACAGGCTCCTGGTCATCCTCGTCTTCTCAGCCATCCAcatcgccttcgccgccgccgacaACTACCAGGCCGACTGCCCCTACCcgtgcctcctcccgccgcccacACCACCCGCCGCGGCCGACTGCCCGCCACCTCCCTCCACGCCGTCCGTCTACGGGTACCCTCCCCCGCCGCCTTCGTCCACCGGGTACTCCCCGCCGTCGCCGTCCTGGAGCTACCCGCCGCCCGCCGGGGGCTACATTCCCTACTACCAGCCTCCCgctggaggcggtggcggtggcggaagcTACGGGCCGGTGCCACCGCCGCCCAACCCCATCCTGCCTTGGTACCCCTGGTACTACAGGTCCccgccctcgtcgtcggcgaTCACACTGCGCGCCTCGTCGTCGACAGTCCTCCTGCTGGCCGCCGCTGCTGGTTTGGCTCTACTGATGTGATTCACTAGCTAGCTAGCAGTCTGGCACTCCCGTCTCTTTCTTCATTGTTAGTTGATTTTTCCGATATATGATTAAATATATAATGTGGTAAGACCATTAGTAGTACTATTGTTTATCATTGTACTAGTATGATCGATTCGTTGCTCAATTTGCTTTTGGGTAGTGGAGAAGCTTATATATTGCTAGTTCTTCAGACAGCATAATATATACTCCGTATGTTTAGTGATCGCAAGAATCTTGCTTTTTCTCGGTGCCTCTCCTTTTAAGTATTTTAGCAGTGTGTGTAATTTTTTTGACCAGTTTCTTTGCTCAGCATTTTGATCGGGAATGAGGTTTAATTATATATTCGCTCTAAAGAAATACATCACTAGTGACAGTGGATTTTATAAGTTACAATGAGTTCATACTCGTTCATACGGTGCATCAGATGTACATTCCCTGCGAAGAAAAATGCTGGGCCAAACTGATCCTCCTACCGCTCTTGAGCATTCTTTCTTCAATCTAGGATCTACAAACCTAAATTTGATTTCAATTGTGGTAGTACACGTGCTTAAATTGGTGTTGTTTGGATTAGCGGTAAGTTTTTCGGTGGTTAAGTTTTTAGCTCAATTTTACAAAACCCTACTAAAATGTTCCCCATACAAATTACACATGCCCCTAAATCGTATTACGAAGATGGTACATTCAAATTCAGTACAACATGATAGAGACTAGAAAACGATGTGATTGGTAGGTCGATCAGTTGCTGATGGAAAATGCGGCAAGATCTGTGTTGACGTACGTACAGCATATTGACGTGGAAAGGTGGAGTACAAATGTACGCGTAGCTGGCCGCTTTTCCCGATTCCTGTCATAAGTAATTTCCCAAAAAGGTTCGCTTTGCGAGGACAAAAGAAATTTAAAAGtttcttgatcgatgatgagtttGACACGATAAAAAAAAGTGGGGAAAGAAGGGACGATCGAGAATGGAACGGTGACAAAGGCTGGCTTTGGAGCCTTGGAGGAAAAAAAACTATGGACCCCTGCCTGTCACGTTGCTGGCATTAATTATTAGTTCCTTCATGTCACCGTCCATCACCAAAACAAAAAACCATTTATGTCCGTTACTTGTTTGAACCATGAATGACTGAAAAGCTCGCTTGCTTGCTCGGCTGGGTTTCTTCCTTTCTCGGATTATTGAGGAACGAGCCAAAATGAGGTAGCGTGAGTAGCTGTATGT contains:
- the LOC124664559 gene encoding proline-rich antigen homolog, whose product is MASYRLLVILVFSAIHIAFAAADNYQADCPYPCLLPPPTPPAAADCPPPPSTPSVYGYPPPPPSSTGYSPPSPSWSYPPPAGGYIPYYQPPAGGGGGGGSYGPVPPPPNPILPWYPWYYRSPPSSSAITLRASSSTVLLLAAAAGLALLM